From Microbacterium invictum, the proteins below share one genomic window:
- a CDS encoding DUF721 domain-containing protein: MAEAPVPDPMPGAAGDVPETIGTYLRLRGLEPSAAKKRRRRKRSDDDENQPFTRGRDPKGVGDVLAELTRQSGWDSQLAREDLVLQWEQVAGEETARHANPVALGDGILTVQCDSTAWAKNLHLMRAVIVTEIVRRFPEAGVHTVRFVGPDVPSWKWGPRAVPGRGPRDTYG; this comes from the coding sequence ATGGCTGAGGCGCCGGTGCCCGACCCGATGCCCGGCGCCGCCGGCGACGTCCCCGAGACCATCGGCACCTACCTGCGCCTGCGCGGACTTGAGCCTTCGGCCGCCAAGAAACGCCGGCGCCGGAAGCGCTCGGACGACGACGAGAACCAGCCGTTCACCCGCGGGCGCGACCCGAAGGGCGTCGGTGACGTGCTCGCCGAACTCACCCGGCAGTCCGGGTGGGACTCGCAACTGGCCCGGGAGGATCTGGTCCTGCAGTGGGAGCAGGTGGCCGGTGAAGAGACCGCGCGACACGCGAATCCGGTCGCCCTGGGCGACGGCATCCTCACGGTGCAATGCGATTCGACGGCCTGGGCGAAGAACCTCCACCTCATGCGCGCGGTGATCGTGACCGAGATCGTCCGGCGCTTCCCCGAGGCCGGCGTCCACACCGTCCGTTTCGTGGGGCCGGACGTCCCCTCCTGGAAATGGGGCCCCAGAGCCGTTCCAGGGCGGGGTCCTCGCGATACCTACGGCTGA